The segment TTCTTCTTCAATCAGACGCAGAATAGACAGCGACAGCGATTCGTTATCACGGATGGTGCCGGTGCCGCTACAGCGTGGGCAGACGTGATGACTGGACTCGCCCAGTGATGGGCTGAGGCGCTGACGTGACATCTCCAGCAGACCAAAGCGTGAAATATGGCTGATTTGAATACGTGCACGATCCTGACGTACCGCTTCACGCAGACGGTTTTCCACGGCACGCTGGTGGCGTACCGGCGTCATATCGATGAAGTCGATAACAATCAGACCACCGAGGTCACGCAGACGCAGCTGACGAGCGATTTCGTCTGCCGCTTCGAGGTTGGTATTGAACGCCGTCTCTTCGATATCACCACCGCGCGTCGCGCGTGCTGAGTTGATATCAATCGCCGTCAGTGCTTCAGTGCTGTCAATGACGATAGAGCCGCCAGATGGCAGACGCACTTCACGCTGGAAAGCAGATTCAATCTGCGATTCGATTTGGTAGTGGCTGAACAGCGGGATTTCACCGGTGTACAACTTGATTTTGCTGCTGAAGTCCGGACGACCGAGCGCAGCGATATGCTGACGCGCCAGTTCGAGGACTTTCGGGTTATCGATGAGGATTTCACCGATATCCTGACGCAGATAGTCGCGGAAGGCGCGCACGATCACATTACTTTCCTGATGGATCAGGAAAGGTGCCGGGCGGCTTTCAGCGGCTTTTTTGATCGCTTCCCAGTGTTTCAGACGGAAGCTAAGGTCCCACTGTAACGACTCGGCGGATTTGCCAACGCCAGCGGTGCGCACAATCAGGCCCATGCCTTCCGGCAGTTCCAGCGCTGACAGGGCTTCTTTCAGTTCGGTGCGATCATCGCCTTCAATACGGCGCGAAATGCCACCCGCACGCGGGTTGTTCGGCATCAGCACCAGGTAGCTACCGGCCAGTGAAATAAAGGTGGTCAGTGCTGCTCCTTTATTACCACGCTCCTCTTTATCAATTTGAACGATGACTTCCTGACCTTCACGCAGAACATCTTTAATATTGGGACGTCCGTGCGCGTTGTAACTGGCGGGGAAATATTCGCGGGAAATTTCTTTCAGAGGGAGAAAACCGTGACGCTCAGCACCGTAATCAACAAACGCAGCTTCCAGGCTGGGTTCAATACGGGTGATTTTACCTTTGTAGATGTTGGCTTTTTTCTGTTCGTGTCCGGGGCTTTCGATATCCAGATCGTACAGACGTTGTCCATCAACCAGGGCAACGCGCAACTCCTCCTGCTGAGTTGCGTTAATTAACATTCTTTTCATCGTGACTTACTCGTTATTCTCTCATGAGTGACAAAGCTGCGGGCATCGTTACCCTGGACGAGAATCAACCGATGGCCCCGTGTCTTTAATGCACAGACGTCAACCTCACGGTTGTCGGCGGCTAAAGGGGCGCAAATCTTGTCGGTGGCCTGTTTTTCATAAGGAAATCCAGCGCCTGAAGGTGGAAGTGCTACAGAGTATTCAAAAATCCACACATCCCAGTCTGTCGTCCTGGCTGCAACCCGCAGCCCGCTAAGTGCCTGATTTAACATTACGTCTTACGCCATTGCTGCGTGTCCGTTTAATCCGGCAAAATGACTTATTTCGCTCTTTTTTCTGCCTGAATCTTTCCAGGACAGAAACCCCTGCATTATTCCATTGCTCACCAACATATAGCAAGGCGACTTTTGCCGAGCTGTGAAGTTTATTCATCCTTAACCTGTTCATTTGCAGGGGTTATCATCGCATTGTTGAAAAAGTCAGCATTTCGACTCTTTAGCGCCGCGACAACCAGAGAGTTAAGCACAGAAAAAGGGGTGGCGCTATCCGGGGACACTATTTAGAATCGCCGCCATGAAAACTGAGAATCCCGGCGTACAATTTGTCGCCATTACGGCTGAAAATGCCGGACAACGTATCGATAACTTTTTGCGCACCCAATTGAAGGGTGTGCCGAAAAGTATGATTTATCGCATCCTGCGTAAAGGGGAAGTGCGGGTAAATAAAAAACGCATCAAACCTGAATATAAGCTGGAAGAGGGCGATGAGATCCGTATTCCACCCGTACGGGTTGCGGAACGTGAAGAGCAGACTGTCTCGCCGAAGCTGGAGAAAGTGGCTTCACTGGCTGACGCCATCCTGTATGAGGATGATTATCTGCTGGTCCTGAACAAGCCTTCCGGCACCGCCGTACATGGCGGCAGCGGTTTAAGTTTTGGCGTGATTGAAGGTTTGCGTGCGTTGCGCCCGGAAGCGCGTTTTCTCGAATTGGTGCATCGTCTCGATCGCGACACCTCGGGTATCTTGCTGGTTGCGAAGAAACGCTCGGCACTGCGTTCCCTGCACGAACAGCTTCGCGACAAAGGCATGCAAAAAGATTACCTGGCGCTGGTGCGTGGCGACTGGCCATCCCACCTGAAAGTGGTACAGGCACCGTTGCTGAAGAATATCCTGCAAAGCGGTGAGCGCGTGGTGCGCGTCAGCGCGGAAGGTAAACCTTCGGAGACACGGTTTAAAGTGGAAGAGCGTTTTGGCTTTGCCACCCTGGTAAAAGCCAGCCCGGTCACTGGCCGCACTCACCAAATTCGTGTGCATACTTTGCATGCGGGCCATCCCATCGCGTTTGACGATCGTTATGGCGATCGGGAATTTGAACGCCAGTTGGCACCGACCGGACTTTCCCGTCTGTTCCTTCATGCGGCGGCGTTGACGTTTACCCATCCCAATACCGGTGAGATGTTGCGGATGGAAGCGCCGCTGGACGGCGCTTTGAAGCATTGCCTGTCGCAGTTACGCCAGAAAAAGGCGTAACGTCACGGGCATCAACACAAGGGGTTGATGCCCGCTTCTCGTAACATCCCATTCAGCGCAATCAGCGGCAACCCAATCAAGGTATTGGGATCGCGTCCTTCCAGCCGTTCAAACAGACAAATGCCAAGGCCTTCGCTTTTGAAGCTGCCT is part of the Pantoea phytobeneficialis genome and harbors:
- the rluC gene encoding 23S rRNA pseudouridine(955/2504/2580) synthase RluC; the encoded protein is MKTENPGVQFVAITAENAGQRIDNFLRTQLKGVPKSMIYRILRKGEVRVNKKRIKPEYKLEEGDEIRIPPVRVAEREEQTVSPKLEKVASLADAILYEDDYLLVLNKPSGTAVHGGSGLSFGVIEGLRALRPEARFLELVHRLDRDTSGILLVAKKRSALRSLHEQLRDKGMQKDYLALVRGDWPSHLKVVQAPLLKNILQSGERVVRVSAEGKPSETRFKVEERFGFATLVKASPVTGRTHQIRVHTLHAGHPIAFDDRYGDREFERQLAPTGLSRLFLHAAALTFTHPNTGEMLRMEAPLDGALKHCLSQLRQKKA